In one window of Bradyrhizobium sp. AZCC 1721 DNA:
- a CDS encoding ABC transporter substrate-binding protein has protein sequence MIRPSRRSVVGLGAAAAGTLLLPRFAIGQTDNRPTITIAVQKVTNSNTLDVLREQSNVGERVFFSSLWEALIGKNWRGSLETVPGLATEWRRIDEQTVELKLRAGVKFHNGDEMTAEDVVFSFGRERMFGSTEAKNRTTIKAFEQIPTPRPGKELPPEVSATARRIWPDLLRVDAVDKYTVRFVNATPDVTLEGRLSRYGSNILSRRGWEEAASYLDWARKPVTTGPYKVVEFKPDVSLTLEAHDEYWGGRPPLKRIRFVEVPEVSSRVNGLISGDYQFACDIPPDQIAGIEKNAAFEVQGGTILNHRLTVFDKNHAQLANPLVRRAFTHAIDRQAIVDSLWSGRTRVPRGLQWEYYADMFQADWTVPEYNPALAQDLLKQANYKGDAIPYRLLNNYYTNQVATAQILVEMWKAVGLNVQIETKENWTQIMERSNTRAVRDWSNSAPFNDPVSSIVAQHGPNGQQQQIGEYANAEVNTLSEFLETSTDRPARRKAFRRMLEICEREDPAYTVLHQNAVFTAKPKSIKWKAAPAFAMDFRAGNFEV, from the coding sequence ATGATACGCCCCTCCCGCCGTTCGGTCGTCGGCCTCGGCGCCGCCGCAGCCGGCACGCTGCTGCTGCCACGCTTCGCGATTGGGCAGACTGACAACCGGCCGACGATCACGATCGCGGTGCAGAAGGTCACCAATTCGAACACGCTGGATGTGCTGCGCGAGCAGTCCAACGTCGGAGAGCGCGTGTTCTTCTCCTCGCTGTGGGAGGCGCTGATCGGCAAGAACTGGCGCGGCAGCCTTGAAACAGTCCCCGGTCTCGCCACGGAATGGCGCCGCATCGACGAGCAGACCGTCGAGTTGAAACTGCGTGCGGGCGTGAAGTTTCACAATGGCGACGAGATGACTGCAGAGGACGTCGTGTTCAGCTTCGGCCGTGAGCGCATGTTCGGCAGCACCGAGGCCAAGAACCGCACGACCATCAAGGCGTTCGAACAGATCCCAACGCCCCGCCCCGGCAAGGAACTGCCGCCTGAAGTCTCTGCCACGGCCCGCCGCATCTGGCCGGATCTCCTGCGCGTCGACGCCGTGGACAAATACACGGTGCGCTTCGTCAATGCGACGCCGGACGTAACGCTGGAAGGCCGCCTGTCCCGTTACGGCTCCAACATCTTGAGCCGCCGCGGTTGGGAAGAGGCTGCGAGCTACCTCGACTGGGCGCGCAAGCCGGTCACGACTGGTCCTTACAAGGTCGTCGAGTTCAAACCTGACGTGTCGCTGACGCTGGAGGCCCATGACGAATACTGGGGTGGTCGGCCGCCCCTGAAGCGCATCCGGTTCGTCGAAGTTCCAGAAGTTTCGAGCCGCGTCAACGGACTCATTTCCGGCGACTATCAGTTCGCCTGCGACATTCCGCCGGACCAGATAGCCGGCATCGAGAAGAATGCCGCCTTCGAAGTTCAGGGCGGCACGATCCTCAACCACCGCCTGACCGTGTTCGACAAAAATCATGCGCAGCTCGCCAATCCGCTGGTGCGCCGCGCCTTCACCCATGCGATCGACCGGCAGGCGATCGTCGACAGCCTCTGGTCTGGACGCACGCGCGTACCGCGTGGCCTGCAGTGGGAATATTACGCCGACATGTTCCAGGCCGACTGGACGGTTCCCGAATACAATCCGGCTTTGGCGCAGGATCTCCTCAAGCAGGCGAACTACAAGGGCGATGCAATTCCATACCGGCTGCTCAACAACTACTATACCAACCAGGTGGCGACCGCGCAGATCCTCGTTGAGATGTGGAAGGCCGTCGGCCTCAACGTCCAGATCGAGACCAAGGAAAACTGGACCCAGATCATGGAGCGCTCAAACACCCGCGCGGTGCGTGACTGGTCCAACTCCGCACCGTTCAACGATCCGGTTTCTTCCATCGTCGCGCAGCACGGGCCGAACGGCCAGCAGCAGCAGATCGGCGAATACGCCAATGCCGAAGTCAATACGCTCTCGGAATTTCTGGAAACCTCGACCGACCGCCCCGCGCGCAGGAAGGCCTTTCGCCGCATGCTGGAAATCTGCGAGCGCGAAGACCCCGCCTACACGGTGCTGCACCAGAACGCGGTCTTCACCGCCAAGCCGAAGTCAATCAAATGGAAGGCTGCGCCGGCCTTCGCGATGGATTTCCGCGCCGGCAATTTCGAGGTCTGA
- a CDS encoding ABC transporter ATP-binding protein gives MAPLVSIESLTVAFDGAAVLHGIDLQVERGEALGLVGESGSGKSVTWLAALGLLPPKAASIGGRVRLEGADILGAAPVELDRVRGGRIAMIFQDPASALNPVLSIGKQIGESLALHRGISGASIRSEARRLLDLVGIPDPERRLSAYPHEFSGGQNQRIMIAMALAGDPDLLVADEPTTALDATIQSQILELIGSVRREMGMALVLISHDLGVVAENCDRVAVMYAGRIVEEAAADELFADPRHPYTRGLTGALPPIDGPRRRLTAIPGMVPNPKAMPPGCAFAPRCASSDRLCENKPPLLRAIGERRRLACMLEGGALLHSPVLEAAAE, from the coding sequence ATGGCGCCGCTGGTCTCGATCGAAAGCCTCACGGTCGCCTTTGATGGGGCAGCGGTGCTGCACGGGATCGATCTGCAGGTCGAGCGCGGCGAAGCGCTCGGCCTAGTCGGCGAGTCCGGATCAGGCAAGTCCGTCACCTGGCTCGCTGCCCTCGGTCTGCTGCCGCCGAAGGCCGCCTCGATTGGCGGCCGCGTCAGGCTGGAAGGAGCCGACATCCTCGGCGCCGCGCCGGTCGAACTCGACCGGGTTCGCGGCGGGCGGATCGCCATGATCTTTCAGGATCCGGCAAGCGCACTCAATCCGGTGTTGTCCATCGGCAAGCAGATCGGTGAAAGCCTCGCACTGCATCGGGGCATCTCCGGCGCGTCGATCCGCTCCGAAGCTCGGCGTCTGCTCGATCTTGTCGGCATTCCCGATCCGGAGCGACGCCTCTCCGCCTATCCGCACGAATTCTCGGGCGGCCAGAACCAGCGCATCATGATTGCCATGGCGCTTGCGGGAGACCCGGACCTGCTGGTCGCCGACGAACCGACGACGGCGCTCGACGCGACAATTCAGTCTCAGATTCTCGAACTGATCGGCAGTGTCCGGCGCGAAATGGGAATGGCGCTAGTGCTCATCAGTCACGACCTCGGCGTCGTTGCGGAAAATTGCGACCGGGTCGCCGTGATGTATGCGGGCCGCATCGTCGAGGAAGCCGCGGCGGACGAGCTATTCGCCGATCCGCGTCATCCTTATACGCGGGGCCTGACGGGCGCGCTGCCGCCGATCGACGGTCCGCGTCGCCGATTGACCGCCATACCCGGCATGGTGCCGAATCCGAAGGCGATGCCGCCAGGCTGCGCGTTCGCGCCGCGCTGCGCTTCGTCCGACCGGCTCTGCGAAAACAAGCCGCCGCTTCTGCGCGCAATCGGCGAACGGCGACGGCTCGCCTGCATGCTGGAGGGCGGTGCTCTGCTGCATTCGCCTGTGCTGGAGGCAGCGGCAGAATGA
- a CDS encoding ABC transporter ATP-binding protein has protein sequence MTAPLVKVEAVVRSYRMRTGMFGRVTDVRAVDGVSFDIQRGETLGLVGESGSGKSTTGRMVLGLEAPDSGSVAFERAAMTTIGSPAWRSQRARMQMIFQDPLGALDRRWTIARQVREPFDIHAIGDDASRAARTDELLRSVGLSHDQGLRYPHELSGGQRQRAVIARALATRPDFLVCDEPVSALDVSIQAQVINLLIDLQAELGLTMLFISHDLRVVRQISRRVAVMYLGRIVELGDADHLFATPQHPYTRALVSASPAPGRRSNKRIVLTGDPPNPAARPRGCAFHPRCSHAFARCRVESPTLVEISPDRSVACHLIDTGTVPAASEAAA, from the coding sequence ATGACGGCGCCTCTCGTCAAGGTCGAAGCCGTCGTCCGCAGCTATCGCATGCGAACCGGCATGTTCGGGCGTGTCACAGATGTGCGCGCGGTCGACGGCGTCTCGTTCGACATCCAACGCGGCGAAACACTCGGTCTCGTCGGCGAGTCCGGTTCCGGCAAGTCGACCACTGGGCGGATGGTTCTCGGGCTCGAAGCGCCCGACAGCGGCTCGGTCGCCTTCGAACGGGCGGCAATGACGACGATCGGATCTCCGGCATGGCGCTCTCAACGTGCCCGCATGCAAATGATATTTCAGGACCCGCTCGGAGCACTCGATCGCCGCTGGACGATCGCGAGACAAGTTCGCGAACCGTTCGACATCCACGCTATCGGTGACGATGCCTCCCGCGCAGCGCGCACCGACGAACTGCTCCGTTCGGTCGGCCTCTCGCACGATCAAGGGCTGCGATATCCGCACGAGCTCTCCGGCGGTCAGCGGCAACGGGCGGTAATTGCGCGAGCGCTGGCAACGCGGCCGGACTTCCTGGTCTGCGACGAACCGGTCAGCGCGCTCGATGTATCGATCCAGGCCCAGGTCATCAACCTGCTGATCGACCTGCAGGCGGAACTAGGCCTCACCATGCTGTTCATCAGCCACGACTTGCGCGTCGTGCGACAGATCAGCAGGCGGGTCGCGGTGATGTATCTTGGCCGTATCGTTGAGCTCGGCGACGCGGACCACCTCTTCGCCACCCCTCAGCACCCCTATACACGCGCGCTGGTCTCCGCATCGCCGGCACCAGGGCGACGCAGTAACAAGCGGATCGTTCTGACCGGCGATCCGCCAAATCCCGCCGCCCGTCCGCGCGGCTGCGCCTTTCACCCGCGCTGTTCTCACGCCTTCGCACGCTGCCGCGTGGAATCGCCGACACTCGTTGAGATCTCACCCGACCGCAGCGTTGCCTGCCATTTGATCGATACCGGGACCGTCCCGGCCGCCTCGGAGGCCGCCGCCTGA
- a CDS encoding ABC transporter permease, whose protein sequence is MLRFFAVRIARAMLTITLVVTFAFVVLRLSGDPALIIMGPEAPPEVIAAFRKAWGLDDPIWMQYLDYFGAIARGELGRSMRDGRPAIELVAERIPATLVLTIPALLLKLGIGIPAGILAALYRGSVIDRVVMAAAVAGFTVPSFVLGLVLVLIFAVQLGWLPSGGQDSWRHAILPIITLGIGGAAVLARFTRSAMLEVLGQPYVRTASAKGLAWRAVIARHALPNAAIPTVTIVGFMVGTLIAGAVVVESVFSWPGVGRLLVVAVANRDLAVVQCVLLLVAATMVASNLAVDFLYGFLDPRLRTGTQAGAH, encoded by the coding sequence ATGCTGCGATTTTTCGCCGTCCGCATTGCCCGCGCAATGCTCACCATCACGCTGGTCGTCACCTTCGCCTTCGTCGTGCTGCGCCTTTCCGGTGATCCGGCGCTGATCATCATGGGACCGGAAGCGCCGCCGGAGGTGATCGCCGCCTTCCGCAAGGCCTGGGGACTCGATGACCCGATCTGGATGCAGTATCTCGACTATTTCGGGGCGATCGCTCGTGGCGAACTCGGCCGCTCGATGCGGGACGGGCGACCGGCGATCGAGCTGGTCGCGGAGCGGATTCCGGCGACGCTGGTTCTCACAATTCCAGCGCTGCTCCTCAAGCTTGGCATCGGCATTCCTGCCGGCATCCTTGCCGCGCTTTACCGCGGCAGCGTCATCGACCGCGTGGTGATGGCCGCGGCCGTGGCCGGCTTCACCGTCCCGAGCTTCGTTCTCGGCCTCGTGCTCGTCCTCATCTTCGCGGTACAGCTCGGCTGGTTACCCTCTGGTGGTCAGGATAGCTGGCGGCATGCCATCCTGCCCATCATCACGCTCGGTATCGGCGGCGCTGCGGTGCTGGCGCGCTTCACCCGCAGCGCGATGCTGGAAGTGCTTGGTCAGCCCTATGTACGGACGGCATCGGCCAAGGGCCTCGCATGGCGCGCGGTCATCGCCCGGCATGCGCTGCCAAATGCGGCGATCCCCACCGTGACGATCGTCGGCTTTATGGTGGGGACGCTGATCGCCGGTGCCGTCGTCGTCGAAAGCGTATTTTCCTGGCCGGGCGTTGGCAGGCTGCTGGTGGTCGCGGTAGCCAACCGCGATCTCGCGGTGGTCCAATGTGTCCTGCTGCTGGTAGCTGCGACGATGGTCGCCTCAAATCTGGCCGTCGATTTCCTCTACGGATTCCTCGACCCGCGGCTGCGGACCGGAACACAGGCGGGAGCGCATTGA
- a CDS encoding ABC transporter permease produces MVDLSLPQQRAARRRLSLPKIPTAVVMAIVWILAILVVALLADTIAPYSLTRMDLKNRLSMPGNAEHWLGTDELGRDVLSRLLFSIRISLLIAFGATAISAVLGTLLGFLAAHFRGLIEQIVLMLADFQASMPFLILALAVLAFFGSSLQLLVCLMGLYGWERYARIARGLAISAAAQGYAGAIRQLGATPSRIYFRHILPNIASTLIVSKTLVFPEVILLESGLSFLGLGVQPPMTSLGNMVGYAREYLGRAPWIMLAPATTIVLTTLAVSIIGDWLRDKLDPTLK; encoded by the coding sequence ATGGTCGACCTGTCGCTTCCGCAGCAGCGCGCCGCCCGTCGACGTCTCTCGCTGCCGAAAATTCCGACTGCGGTGGTGATGGCGATTGTCTGGATTCTAGCAATCCTTGTCGTCGCACTGCTTGCAGACACCATCGCGCCCTACAGCCTGACCCGAATGGACCTGAAGAACCGGCTGTCGATGCCCGGCAATGCGGAGCATTGGCTTGGGACCGACGAACTCGGCCGCGATGTGCTCTCGCGCCTGCTATTCTCGATCCGGATTTCGTTGTTGATCGCCTTTGGCGCGACGGCGATCTCCGCCGTGCTTGGCACCTTGCTCGGCTTCCTGGCAGCGCATTTCCGCGGCCTGATCGAACAGATTGTGCTCATGCTGGCTGATTTTCAGGCCAGCATGCCGTTCCTGATCCTGGCGCTCGCCGTGCTGGCCTTCTTTGGCAGTTCGTTGCAGCTCCTCGTATGTCTCATGGGGCTCTATGGCTGGGAGCGCTACGCGCGGATTGCGCGCGGCCTTGCCATCTCGGCCGCGGCACAGGGCTATGCGGGAGCCATCAGGCAACTCGGCGCAACGCCGTCCCGGATCTATTTCCGGCACATTCTTCCCAACATCGCATCTACCCTGATCGTCTCGAAGACGCTGGTATTCCCGGAAGTGATCCTGCTCGAATCCGGGCTGTCGTTTCTGGGCCTCGGCGTGCAGCCGCCAATGACCAGCCTCGGCAACATGGTCGGCTATGCCCGCGAATATCTTGGCCGCGCGCCGTGGATCATGCTTGCCCCGGCCACGACCATCGTCCTGACGACCCTTGCCGTCTCGATCATCGGCGACTGGCTGCGCGACAAGCTTGATCCAACCCTGAAATAG